Proteins encoded within one genomic window of Bacteroidota bacterium:
- a CDS encoding pyruvate dehydrogenase complex dihydrolipoamide acetyltransferase, producing the protein MADVILMPRLSDTMTEGVIAAWHKKVGDTVKKGDLLAEVETDKATMELESYKDGVLLHIGTDKGGKLQVNDLLAIIGSAGEDISSLTKTTSAQPAASSQPAAAEKPAATSPQPAPTEKPAAKPAAKAATTTAPAMDISKMDEVVLMPRLSDTMTEGVIASWNKKVGDTVKKGEVLADIETDKATMELESYKNGTLLYIGAEKGQKIEVNALLCIIGEKGKVDVDAIVAAAKGGAAVSAQPTSAEPAASVPETATSQPATSIQQPATSNGRLKASPLAKKLAQEKGIDIKSVHGSGDGGRIVKADVDSYSPQTAAASLQPAPSTAKAVTPVPVFAPVSGEEGFTDIPNSQIRNIIAKRLGESKFSAPHFYLTMEINMDNAMSFRTQLNELSPVKVSFNDMVVKACALALRQHPAVNASWMGDKIRRHHHIHIGIAVAIEDGLIVPVVRFADQKTFPQIAAESKELSGKAKTKKLQPNEFSGNTFTISNLGMMGIEEFTAIINPPDSCIMAVGGIKEIVVRKGEGFGVSNVMKVTLSCDHRSVDGATGAAFLQTVKKYLENPVGMML; encoded by the coding sequence ATGGCTGACGTAATATTAATGCCCCGCCTGAGCGACACCATGACTGAAGGTGTTATTGCTGCATGGCATAAAAAAGTGGGTGATACTGTAAAAAAAGGTGATTTGCTTGCAGAAGTAGAAACTGATAAAGCTACTATGGAGCTGGAGAGTTATAAAGATGGCGTGCTGTTACATATTGGAACAGATAAAGGAGGTAAACTACAGGTGAATGATCTGCTCGCAATCATTGGCTCAGCAGGTGAAGATATTTCTTCGCTTACAAAAACCACTAGTGCTCAACCAGCAGCAAGTTCACAACCAGCTGCCGCTGAAAAACCGGCAGCAACAAGTCCGCAGCCTGCTCCCACTGAAAAACCAGCAGCCAAACCTGCAGCTAAGGCTGCAACTACAACTGCCCCGGCAATGGATATTTCCAAAATGGATGAAGTAGTATTAATGCCAAGACTAAGCGATACAATGACGGAAGGTGTGATCGCATCGTGGAATAAGAAAGTAGGCGATACAGTAAAGAAAGGCGAAGTGCTTGCGGATATTGAAACTGATAAAGCCACCATGGAACTGGAGAGTTATAAGAACGGTACATTATTATATATAGGTGCAGAAAAAGGACAAAAGATCGAAGTGAATGCACTCCTCTGCATTATTGGTGAAAAAGGAAAAGTAGATGTGGATGCAATTGTTGCTGCAGCAAAAGGTGGTGCTGCGGTAAGTGCTCAGCCTACGTCGGCGGAACCAGCAGCAAGTGTACCAGAAACAGCAACCTCACAGCCAGCAACGAGTATCCAACAACCGGCTACAAGTAATGGCCGTCTTAAGGCTTCACCACTTGCAAAAAAATTGGCGCAGGAAAAAGGAATTGATATTAAATCTGTTCACGGTAGCGGCGATGGCGGAAGAATTGTAAAGGCTGATGTGGATAGCTATAGTCCTCAAACTGCAGCAGCTTCACTACAACCGGCTCCAAGTACTGCAAAAGCTGTGACACCTGTTCCGGTTTTTGCTCCTGTTTCAGGTGAAGAAGGGTTTACTGATATACCGAATAGCCAGATTCGTAATATAATTGCAAAACGTTTGGGTGAAAGTAAATTCAGCGCTCCGCATTTCTATCTTACCATGGAAATTAATATGGATAATGCCATGAGTTTCCGTACACAACTAAATGAGCTAAGCCCGGTGAAAGTAAGTTTTAATGATATGGTGGTAAAAGCATGTGCATTGGCATTGCGTCAGCATCCTGCGGTAAATGCAAGTTGGATGGGAGATAAAATCCGTCGCCATCATCATATACATATTGGAATTGCTGTTGCTATAGAAGATGGCTTAATTGTTCCAGTAGTTCGTTTTGCAGATCAGAAAACTTTTCCGCAGATAGCTGCCGAATCAAAAGAGCTTTCTGGTAAGGCAAAGACAAAAAAACTACAGCCAAATGAATTTAGCGGAAATACATTCACCATCTCCAACCTCGGTATGATGGGCATTGAAGAATTTACAGCGATCATCAACCCACCTGACAGTTGCATAATGGCTGTTGGCGGGATAAAAGAAATTGTAGTAAGAAAAGGCGAAGGGTTTGGCGTAAGTAATGTGATGAAAGTAACACTTAGCTGCGATCATCGTAGTGTAGATGGAGCAACCGGTGCTGCCTTCCTGCAAACAGTAAAAAAATATTTAGAGAATCCTGTTGGGATGATGTTATAA
- the guaA gene encoding glutamine-hydrolyzing GMP synthase has product MNEKILILDFGSQYTQLIARAVREANVYCEIIPWHKNFIYDEGLKGIILSGSPFSVNDANAPDVNVQAMIEKLPVLGVCYGAQLTAKQYGGRVEKSNKREYGRAHLHKQKEDILLAEVSEQSQVWMSHADTILELPDGFELLATTESIPVAAFRKLQNGVTLSPLYGLQFHPEVYHSTEGKKVLKNFLVNICGCSQNWTPEHFITDTVDLLKKQIGDRHVVMALSGGVDSTVAATLISRAIGSRLHGIFVDNGVLRKGEFEDVLKMYASIGLNVKGVDAKNRFYTALAGKDDPELKRKTIGRLFIEIFQEEAKNLQGIEMLGQGTIYPDVIESVSVHGPSQTIKSHHNVGGLPEQMHLELVEPLRFLFKDEVRKVGLELGIPADMIGRHPFPGPGLAIRILGEVTEEKVELLQKADEIYIRALKDNNLYATIWQAGAILLPVKSVGVMGDERTYEYTLALRAVTSVDGMTADWAHLPYSFLAMLSNEIINNVKGINRVVYDISSKPPATIEWE; this is encoded by the coding sequence ATGAACGAAAAAATTCTGATCCTTGATTTTGGCTCACAATATACCCAATTGATAGCCCGTGCCGTAAGAGAAGCCAATGTGTACTGCGAAATAATTCCCTGGCATAAAAATTTTATTTACGATGAAGGATTGAAAGGAATTATTCTTTCTGGTTCACCTTTTTCTGTAAATGATGCAAATGCACCGGATGTAAATGTTCAGGCAATGATTGAAAAATTGCCGGTACTGGGTGTATGTTATGGTGCCCAGCTTACAGCAAAACAATATGGTGGCCGGGTTGAAAAAAGTAATAAACGGGAATACGGCCGTGCCCATTTGCATAAACAAAAAGAAGATATCCTGTTGGCTGAAGTAAGTGAACAAAGCCAGGTATGGATGAGCCATGCCGATACTATACTTGAACTGCCAGATGGATTTGAACTACTGGCAACTACTGAAAGTATCCCTGTTGCCGCTTTCAGAAAATTACAAAACGGTGTTACCCTCTCTCCTCTTTACGGTTTACAATTTCATCCTGAAGTATATCACTCCACTGAAGGAAAGAAAGTTTTGAAAAATTTTTTAGTTAATATCTGCGGATGCTCACAAAACTGGACACCCGAACATTTTATTACCGATACGGTTGATCTTTTGAAAAAACAAATCGGCGACCGGCATGTAGTAATGGCTTTAAGCGGTGGTGTTGATTCAACCGTTGCTGCCACATTGATCAGCCGTGCAATTGGCAGCAGGCTGCATGGAATATTTGTAGATAATGGTGTATTGCGCAAAGGTGAGTTTGAAGATGTATTGAAGATGTATGCTTCAATTGGGTTGAATGTAAAAGGTGTGGATGCGAAAAACCGTTTTTATACAGCGTTGGCTGGTAAGGATGATCCTGAATTAAAAAGAAAAACAATCGGCAGATTGTTTATTGAAATATTCCAGGAAGAAGCGAAAAACCTGCAAGGAATTGAAATGCTTGGACAAGGAACTATTTACCCGGATGTAATAGAAAGTGTTTCAGTGCATGGCCCTTCACAAACTATTAAATCACATCATAATGTGGGAGGCTTACCTGAACAAATGCATTTGGAACTGGTAGAGCCATTACGTTTCCTTTTTAAAGACGAAGTAAGAAAAGTGGGACTGGAACTTGGCATACCGGCTGATATGATCGGCCGTCATCCCTTCCCTGGTCCGGGGCTTGCAATACGCATATTGGGTGAGGTAACGGAAGAAAAAGTAGAGCTGTTGCAAAAAGCCGATGAAATTTATATCCGTGCCTTAAAAGATAACAACCTGTATGCAACGATTTGGCAGGCCGGGGCTATCTTACTTCCTGTAAAAAGTGTAGGTGTAATGGGTGATGAAAGGACTTATGAATATACTCTTGCATTAAGAGCTGTAACAAGTGTGGATGGAATGACGGCAGACTGGGCACATCTCCCTTACAGTTTTTTAGCTATGCTTTCAAACGAGATCATTAATAATGTAAAAGGCATCAACCGGGTGGTATATGATATAAGCAGTAAGCCACCGGCTACAATTGAGTGGGA
- a CDS encoding transcriptional regulator, whose protein sequence is MKLTEAKQQFISSWGAFGTHWGINRTMAQIHALLLISPDPLTQDDIMEGLNISRGNTNMNIRELINWGLVDRVILSGERKEFFTAEKDIWKVVRQIVKERKKRELDPMLKLLDQLEDVEGDKRDKHVKTFVDTVSGIKRLGLQADKTLDVMIKAEESWFVSSLVKLFR, encoded by the coding sequence ATGAAACTTACAGAAGCAAAACAACAATTCATCAGCAGTTGGGGCGCCTTTGGAACTCATTGGGGCATTAACCGCACCATGGCGCAGATACATGCATTGCTGCTGATCAGTCCCGACCCTCTCACACAGGATGATATAATGGAAGGGCTTAATATCAGCCGGGGCAATACCAATATGAATATTCGTGAACTTATCAACTGGGGACTGGTGGACCGTGTGATATTATCCGGAGAAAGAAAAGAATTTTTTACAGCTGAAAAAGATATTTGGAAAGTAGTAAGACAGATCGTGAAAGAAAGAAAGAAAAGAGAACTGGATCCTATGCTTAAGCTGCTTGATCAACTGGAAGATGTAGAAGGTGATAAAAGAGATAAGCATGTAAAAACTTTTGTAGATACTGTAAGTGGAATAAAAAGACTCGGGTTGCAGGCCGATAAAACACTGGATGTAATGATCAAAGCGGAAGAAAGTTGGTTTGTAAGCAGCCTCGTTAAACTATTCAGGTAA
- a CDS encoding T9SS type A sorting domain-containing protein gives MKNLLKTVLVIPAMVLAIVSTAQVPIMNSLPSAPANTPTILLDFDGHTVVGTSWNFGGPIVCGAAALDNTQITEVFNRVSEDYRPFMVNITTDETKYAAAPINKRSRVILTVSNSWYGNGAGGVAFVNSFTWGDNTPCFVFTALFNYNVKNIAEATAHEAGHTLGLYHQAKYDENCVYVSDYNNGAGTGEIGWAPIMGVGYARNFTIWHNGPLAGGCNQTQNDLDVITSAANGIVFRADDHSSTFNQATHANFSNNQFNVQGIIERNTDQDMVRFSLQNGGRFTLNAVPYNVGTGNVGSDLDLQVSLYSNAQTLINIYNPGALLSSVIDTVLSSGTYYLRVEGKGNAFAPAYASLGSYSLQGNFTGGALPLRRLELNGVVRGNKHQLNWVIDADEQITDLALEISTDGRNFESLTQSDVQARAFAYTPFTANNSQYRLNVTFDNGRQYYSNIVSLRGFDNRSKPQLAGTILYTNTITVSSPGTYQYTVHDITGKIVSRGNLNSGVNKITSASLVNGMYIIRFTKDDEQWIEKFIRQ, from the coding sequence ATGAAAAATCTTTTAAAAACTGTTCTCGTGATACCGGCAATGGTACTTGCCATCGTATCCACAGCACAGGTGCCTATTATGAACAGCCTGCCCTCTGCACCAGCAAATACACCTACAATATTGTTAGACTTCGATGGTCATACTGTTGTAGGCACAAGCTGGAACTTTGGTGGCCCGATTGTTTGTGGCGCTGCTGCCTTGGACAATACTCAAATCACTGAAGTCTTTAACAGGGTTTCAGAAGATTACCGGCCATTTATGGTAAATATTACAACTGACGAGACAAAGTATGCTGCTGCACCCATCAATAAAAGATCAAGGGTCATCCTTACCGTTTCAAATTCCTGGTACGGAAATGGCGCTGGCGGTGTGGCTTTTGTAAATTCTTTTACCTGGGGTGATAATACACCCTGTTTTGTGTTTACAGCTTTATTCAACTATAATGTAAAGAACATTGCTGAAGCTACTGCACACGAAGCCGGGCATACGTTAGGTTTATATCACCAGGCGAAATATGATGAAAACTGTGTATACGTATCGGACTACAATAACGGAGCCGGCACAGGTGAAATAGGCTGGGCGCCTATTATGGGTGTCGGTTATGCCCGCAATTTCACTATCTGGCATAACGGTCCGCTTGCAGGGGGTTGCAACCAAACTCAAAATGATCTTGATGTAATTACATCTGCTGCCAATGGCATTGTTTTTCGTGCAGACGATCACAGCAGTACCTTTAACCAGGCAACACATGCTAACTTCAGTAATAACCAGTTTAATGTTCAGGGTATTATTGAAAGAAACACTGATCAGGATATGGTCAGATTCAGCCTGCAGAACGGTGGCCGTTTTACTTTAAATGCAGTTCCTTATAATGTAGGCACTGGCAATGTAGGTTCTGACTTGGATTTGCAGGTAAGCCTTTATAGCAACGCACAAACATTAATAAACATCTACAATCCGGGGGCATTATTAAGTTCAGTAATTGATACTGTTCTTAGTTCCGGTACTTACTACCTGCGTGTAGAAGGTAAAGGAAATGCTTTTGCACCGGCTTATGCAAGCCTGGGTTCATATTCACTGCAAGGCAATTTCACCGGCGGTGCACTTCCATTACGTCGTCTTGAACTGAATGGAGTTGTCCGTGGTAATAAACACCAATTGAACTGGGTGATAGATGCCGATGAACAAATAACAGATCTTGCCCTTGAAATTTCAACTGATGGCAGAAACTTTGAATCATTGACACAATCCGATGTGCAGGCAAGAGCATTTGCATACACCCCTTTTACAGCCAATAATTCTCAATACCGCCTGAATGTAACTTTTGATAATGGCCGTCAGTATTATTCAAATATTGTAAGCCTTCGTGGATTTGATAACAGATCAAAACCACAATTGGCGGGTACTATTCTTTACACAAATACAATTACTGTAAGTAGCCCCGGCACCTATCAATATACCGTGCATGACATAACGGGTAAAATTGTAAGTCGTGGTAATCTGAACAGTGGTGTCAATAAAATCACATCTGCAAGTCTTGTAAACGGGATGTATATCATCCGCTTTACAAAGGATGATGAGCAGTGGATAGAAAAATTTATACGTCAATAA
- a CDS encoding DUF2071 domain-containing protein → MSGILLSAHWTNLLVANYEVDKHLLEKFLPARTELNDWNGKYFISLVGFQFSKTKLLGIPSPFYRSFPEINLRFYVKRKIKDGWRKGVVFIKEIAPAKLIGYMASLLYNENFITLPLKSQIRHTIDKINIEYSFPINNHTNYVKAIVNRNPANFAEETLESFIADHYWGYTRVNEKITKEFQIIHPPWKIHPVLSSEIKIDGEKLYGNDFTNFMTPPFSIFLMDGSETKVTRPLVIKD, encoded by the coding sequence ATGTCCGGCATACTCTTGTCCGCCCATTGGACCAACCTGCTGGTTGCAAACTATGAAGTTGATAAACATTTGCTTGAAAAATTTCTGCCAGCCCGAACAGAACTTAATGATTGGAATGGAAAATATTTTATAAGCCTGGTAGGGTTCCAATTCTCAAAAACAAAACTTCTTGGTATCCCCTCTCCTTTCTATCGCAGTTTTCCTGAAATCAATCTCCGGTTTTATGTAAAAAGAAAAATAAAAGATGGCTGGAGAAAAGGTGTTGTATTTATAAAAGAAATAGCCCCTGCTAAATTGATTGGTTATATGGCAAGCTTACTTTATAATGAAAATTTTATTACACTTCCTTTGAAAAGCCAGATCAGGCATACGATTGATAAGATAAATATCGAATACAGCTTTCCAATTAACAATCATACAAATTATGTAAAAGCAATTGTCAATAGAAACCCTGCTAATTTCGCCGAAGAAACATTGGAAAGTTTTATTGCTGACCATTATTGGGGTTACACAAGAGTGAATGAAAAAATCACTAAAGAATTTCAAATCATTCACCCGCCCTGGAAGATTCATCCTGTTTTGTCATCGGAAATAAAAATCGATGGTGAAAAATTATACGGAAACGATTTTACAAACTTTATGACTCCGCCGTTCAGCATCTTCCTGATGGATGGTTCAGAAACTAAAGTAACAAGACCCTTAGTAATTAAAGATTAA
- a CDS encoding YihA family ribosome biogenesis GTP-binding protein, with translation MEIRSAEYVISNPSVDNCPKPDRPEFAFIGRSNVGKSSLINLICNKTSLAKTSGTPGKTQLINHFDIVSTATKNAKPAKWFLVDLPGYGYASRSKSMRKDWGKMIEDYIRKRENLVSVFVLIDSRHEPQKIDIEFINQLGEWKIHFAIVFTKADKNKPGRTVRHIEQFSQVLKNTWAQLPIIFVTSAISKQGREELLQYIGTTAGIA, from the coding sequence ATGGAAATCAGGTCAGCAGAATACGTAATCAGCAATCCTTCAGTGGATAATTGTCCAAAACCCGACAGGCCAGAGTTTGCATTTATCGGCCGAAGTAATGTGGGCAAATCATCACTGATAAATTTGATCTGTAATAAAACAAGCCTTGCAAAAACATCAGGTACTCCCGGCAAAACGCAGCTCATCAATCATTTTGATATTGTTTCCACGGCTACGAAAAATGCAAAGCCTGCAAAATGGTTTTTAGTGGATCTGCCCGGCTATGGTTATGCATCCCGTTCAAAAAGTATGCGGAAAGACTGGGGAAAAATGATTGAAGATTATATCCGCAAAAGAGAAAATTTAGTTTCAGTATTTGTATTGATCGATAGTCGTCATGAACCGCAGAAGATCGATATCGAATTTATTAATCAATTGGGCGAGTGGAAGATTCATTTCGCTATTGTTTTTACTAAAGCAGATAAAAATAAACCCGGCCGTACAGTAAGGCATATAGAGCAATTTTCACAGGTGTTGAAAAATACCTGGGCTCAATTACCAATCATCTTTGTTACTTCGGCTATATCTAAACAGGGACGTGAAGAATTATTGCAATACATTGGAACAACAGCAGGTATAGCTTAA
- a CDS encoding DNA polymerase III subunit gamma/tau — MEKFIVSARKYRPQLFDSVVGQSHITTTLKNAILNNQLAHAFLFCGPRGVGKTTCARILAKTINCEKPTKEGEACDKCQSCKSFNDGASMNYFELDAASNNSVENIRDLVDQVRFVPQTGKYKVYVIDEVHMLSSAAFNAFLKTLEEPPPYAIFILATTEKHKILPTILSRCQIFDFKRITISDTVAHLEEICKKEKIKAEQPALQLIAQKSEGCMRDALSILDKIVSFTNGDVAYANTLEHLNILDEDYYFKLLDCMQQQNLSGAMLLYDDINRKGFEGDMVMNGFAEFIRNLLVCKDEKTAGLMEAVEAFKEKYIAEAKKANPAFLISSLNILNEAELSYKAARNKRLHVELAIIKLCYLQQALELTTDSNGLSKKKLVDAAKPIAFRSIAPIEIRIQDSGFSSQKPKSNEAKLIIETSKKKAEPVLSLVEEEAPSDNQQPIPGNQKISALSKIRSQYKSAANGDKTIPTTPLEIESLQKAWNEFAQMLKDQKNAAGQNFEMASLHIVDAHNFYAKTSNSIQFKFVENNGLKVTDFLKEKLNNQLLKFFVVMEENKEMRPAIDAPLTAKQQFQKMIDQYPLVKDLKEKLGLELDY, encoded by the coding sequence ATGGAGAAGTTTATTGTTTCAGCCCGCAAATACAGACCACAATTATTCGACTCAGTCGTGGGGCAATCACATATCACTACCACACTTAAGAATGCGATACTGAATAATCAACTGGCGCATGCATTTCTTTTTTGCGGGCCGAGGGGTGTGGGTAAAACAACCTGTGCAAGAATTTTAGCCAAAACCATCAACTGCGAAAAGCCAACTAAGGAAGGCGAAGCCTGTGATAAATGCCAAAGCTGTAAATCATTCAATGACGGCGCATCGATGAACTATTTTGAACTCGATGCTGCATCAAATAATTCTGTTGAAAATATCCGTGACCTTGTTGACCAGGTTCGCTTTGTACCACAAACAGGAAAATACAAAGTGTATGTGATAGATGAGGTTCACATGTTAAGTTCAGCAGCATTCAATGCTTTTTTGAAAACATTAGAAGAACCTCCACCCTATGCCATTTTCATTTTAGCTACTACAGAGAAACATAAAATACTCCCAACGATCCTTAGCCGCTGCCAGATCTTCGATTTTAAAAGGATCACTATCAGCGATACCGTTGCACACCTGGAAGAAATTTGTAAAAAAGAAAAAATAAAAGCAGAGCAACCTGCCTTACAACTGATAGCCCAGAAAAGTGAAGGCTGCATGCGGGATGCATTGAGCATACTTGATAAGATCGTAAGTTTTACAAACGGAGATGTTGCTTATGCCAATACATTGGAACATCTCAACATTCTGGACGAAGATTATTATTTCAAATTGCTTGATTGTATGCAGCAACAAAACCTCAGTGGTGCTATGTTGCTGTATGATGATATCAACCGTAAAGGATTTGAAGGTGATATGGTGATGAATGGTTTTGCAGAATTCATACGCAACCTGCTGGTATGTAAAGATGAAAAAACAGCCGGGCTGATGGAAGCCGTTGAAGCATTCAAAGAAAAATATATTGCTGAAGCGAAAAAAGCAAACCCTGCATTTCTCATCAGCTCTTTAAATATTCTGAACGAAGCAGAACTGAGCTATAAAGCTGCACGCAATAAAAGATTGCATGTTGAACTTGCCATTATCAAACTCTGTTATTTACAACAGGCTCTTGAGCTCACAACCGACAGCAACGGTTTAAGTAAAAAAAAACTAGTTGATGCCGCAAAGCCGATAGCGTTTCGTTCTATAGCACCGATAGAAATAAGAATTCAGGATTCAGGATTCAGTAGCCAGAAGCCTAAATCAAATGAAGCAAAACTGATAATTGAAACCTCAAAGAAAAAAGCTGAACCGGTTTTAAGCCTAGTTGAAGAAGAAGCCCCATCGGACAACCAACAACCAATACCCGGTAATCAAAAGATTTCTGCTCTCAGCAAGATACGTAGCCAGTATAAATCAGCCGCTAATGGTGATAAAACAATTCCTACTACACCACTTGAAATTGAAAGCTTGCAAAAAGCATGGAATGAATTTGCTCAAATGCTGAAGGACCAGAAGAATGCAGCTGGACAAAATTTTGAAATGGCCTCCCTGCATATTGTCGATGCTCATAACTTTTATGCTAAGACAAGCAATTCTATCCAATTTAAGTTTGTTGAAAACAACGGATTGAAAGTAACTGACTTCTTAAAAGAAAAACTAAACAACCAGCTGTTGAAGTTTTTTGTAGTAATGGAAGAAAATAAAGAAATGCGGCCTGCCATTGATGCACCTCTTACCGCCAAACAACAATTCCAGAAAATGATCGACCAATACCCGCTGGTAAAGGATCTGAAGGAAAAGTTAGGCCTGGAGCTGGATTATTGA
- a CDS encoding CoA-binding protein — protein sequence MILKPTLVLGASPNPSRYSHLAVQRLRSHNHPVFAIGKRPGIIKDVLIEKEKKNFENIDTITLYLNQDHQKEYYDYIISLKPQRIIFNPGAENPELASLAADHNIIPVEACTLVLLSTGQY from the coding sequence ATGATTTTAAAACCGACATTAGTACTTGGTGCTTCTCCTAATCCATCACGTTACAGTCACCTTGCTGTACAGCGTTTGCGTTCGCATAACCACCCGGTATTTGCTATTGGTAAAAGACCGGGCATTATAAAAGATGTATTGATTGAAAAGGAGAAAAAGAATTTTGAAAATATTGATACGATAACCCTCTATCTTAACCAAGATCATCAAAAGGAATATTACGATTATATCATTTCATTGAAACCGCAACGTATTATTTTTAATCCCGGCGCTGAAAACCCGGAACTGGCCTCACTTGCAGCGGATCACAATATCATACCTGTTGAAGCATGTACACTTGTTTTACTCAGCACAGGACAGTATTGA
- a CDS encoding energy transducer TonB — protein sequence MKFMRIILLLVAGIINIPTQGQKNKKETEKYYVFDKDWKPTTVDKAVYMIYVEKKNDTTWQSNYYNYVGPLLYVETYRTEESDTAHGYFAWFNKKGKIDSCGTLYKGVKHGSWQFFGDSLNPQISHTYEYGKLVKEWKRSDDANKPKGPSPDEKEASFKNGIPGWRTYISKNLTTPDRALKSHMGGTINIGFVILENGEIGDTRIIKSVEFSLDREGIRVIKKSPAWVPAEKGGKKVKDYHVQPVTFVITEN from the coding sequence ATGAAATTCATGCGGATAATTCTTTTATTAGTAGCAGGTATCATAAACATTCCAACACAAGGCCAGAAGAATAAAAAAGAAACAGAAAAGTATTACGTATTCGATAAAGATTGGAAACCAACAACAGTTGACAAAGCTGTTTACATGATATATGTAGAAAAGAAGAATGATACTACCTGGCAATCGAACTATTACAATTATGTCGGGCCCTTACTTTACGTTGAAACCTATCGTACAGAAGAATCAGATACAGCCCATGGTTATTTTGCATGGTTTAATAAAAAAGGAAAAATAGATTCCTGCGGTACTTTGTATAAAGGAGTTAAGCATGGCAGTTGGCAATTTTTCGGGGATAGTCTTAATCCACAAATCTCTCATACCTATGAATACGGAAAACTGGTGAAGGAGTGGAAAAGATCAGATGATGCAAATAAACCAAAAGGACCAAGCCCTGATGAGAAGGAAGCTTCATTCAAGAATGGCATCCCCGGATGGAGAACCTATATATCAAAAAATCTCACGACTCCTGACAGGGCTTTAAAAAGTCATATGGGCGGAACCATTAATATTGGTTTTGTAATTCTTGAAAATGGGGAAATAGGTGATACCCGTATCATAAAGTCAGTTGAGTTTTCATTGGATAGGGAGGGAATTCGTGTTATTAAAAAATCCCCGGCTTGGGTTCCTGCTGAAAAAGGTGGTAAAAAGGTAAAGGATTATCATGTGCAACCTGTGACATTTGTAATAACTGAGAATTAG